The following proteins come from a genomic window of Pocillopora verrucosa isolate sample1 chromosome 6, ASM3666991v2, whole genome shotgun sequence:
- the LOC131773562 gene encoding cystathionine beta-synthase-like protein: MSHHELKRSSSVGDKRQWVRPDLPSKCTWHLGVKSESPHHHNKTAVTENKIIPNILHRIGNTPLVRINKIGKSCGLKCELLAKCEYFNAGGSVKDRIGLRMIEDAERQGKLNPGDTIIEPTSGNTGIGLALAAAVKGYRCIIVMPEKMSKEKVDVLRALGAEIVRTPTEAKFDSPESHIGVAQRLNCEIPNSIILDQYRNASNPLAHYDGTGEEIVQQCGGKVDMVVLGAGTGGTITGVARRIKEKCPNVKIVGVDPHGSILAEPEELNDCDNPIYNVEGIGYDFVPTVLDRSVVDKWYKVGDKEAFTFARRLIKEEGLLCGGSCGSAMAAAVKAAQTLCEGQKCVVLLPDSVRNYMTKFLSDDWMEDKGFLEKERNEDHSKFWWWTKKISCIDLQTPLTVLPTVTCQQSIDIMDREGFDQLPVVDETGSVMGMVTLGNIMSRMLSGRITSESPIINSVYKNFKKVTLDTTLGRLSRILDHDHYAVVVHRQRLYSNKGKPDEKEMIFGIVTRIDLLNFITLNQKENGLKNGELH, translated from the exons ATGTCCCATCACGAGTTGAAACGATCAAGTTCTGTCGGTGATAAACGGCAATGGGTTCGGCCCGATTTACCCTCAAAATGTACTTGGcacttgggagtgaaaagtGAATCTCCCCATCATCACAACAAGACCGC GGTGACAGAAAACAAGATCATTCCAAATATTCTTCATCGCATTGGAAATACCCCACTAGTTCGAATAAACAAGATCGGGAAAAGCTGTGGTTTGAAATGTGAATTGT TGGCGAAGTGCGAGTATTTCAACGCAGGAGGTTCAGTGAAGGACAGGATAGGACTGAGAATGATTGAAGATGCCGAGCGCCAAGGCAAACTCAACCCTGGAGACACCATCATTGAACCGACATCGGGAAATACTG GAATTGGCCTGGCTTTAGCAGCAGCTGTGAAAGGTTATCGCTGCATTATAGTAATGCCTGAAAAGATGAGTAAGGAAAAG GTAGATGTCCTTCGAGCCTTAGGTGCAGAAATAGTGCGTACACCAACAGAAGCCAAGTTTGACTCACCAG AATCACACATTGGTGTTGCTCAACGACTCAACTGTGAGATCCCAAATTCCATCATCTTGGATCAG TATCGAAATGCAAGCAACCCTTTGGCTCATTATGATGGAACAGGTGAAGAGATAGTTCAGCAGTGTGGTG GTAAAGTTGACATGGTGGTGCTTGGAGCTGGCACTGGAGGTACAATCACTGGAGTAGCCAGGaggattaaagaaaaatgcCCAAATGTTAAG ATTGTAGGTGTTGATCCACATGGATCCATCCTAGCTGAGCCAGAAGAACTCAATGATTGTGACAATCCAATATATAAT GTTGAAGGTATTGGTTATGACTTTGTTCCAACTGTTCTGGACCGTTCAGTTGTTGACAAGTGGTACAAAGTTGGAGACAAAGAGGCATTCACTTTTGCAAGAAGACTCATTAAAGAAGAAGGATTGCTGTGTG GAGGTTCTTGTGGAAGTGCAATGGCAGCTGCAGTGAAGGCAGCCCAGACTCTGTGTGAGGGACAGAAGTGCGTTGTCCTTCTACCAGACTCTGTCAGGAACTACAT GACAAAATTCTTGAGTGACGACTGGATGGAAGACAAAggatttcttgaaaaagaaaggaatgaagACCACAGCAAATTTTG GTGGTggacaaagaaaatttcttgcATTGACCTTCAAACTCCTCTGACTGTTTTGCCAACTGTCACCTGTCAACAGTCGATTGACATAATGGACAG AGAAGGTTTTGATCAACTTCCCGTTGTCGACGAAACAGG GTCCGTGATGGGCATGGTAACCCTTGGTAACATAATGTCCCGGATGCTTAGTGGACGAATCACATCTGAAAGCCCCATTATCAACTCTGTGTACAAAAACTTTAAGAAG GTTACACTGGACACTACCCTTGGCCGATTGTCTCGTATCTTGGATCATGATCACTATGCCGTTGTAGTTCACAGGCAACGACTCT ATTCCAACAAAGGTAAACCGGATGAAAAAGAGATGATATTTGGAATTGTGACACGCATTGACCTGTTGAACTTCATTACTTTAAATCAAAAAGAGAATGGATTGAAAAACGGCGAGTTACATTAA